The following are encoded together in the Acidobacteriota bacterium genome:
- a CDS encoding peptidylprolyl isomerase has product MNNKLPSAFLMLLLCFAAGCQNVSSQEAMQQERNDQFFKADPNADFAGSHILVAYKGAQRAGEQITRSKEEAEAKARQLIDLLKSDPSKFEETARNESDGPSAAQAGSLGAWTKGRMVPEFDAAIELLEVGEITSEPVETGFGYHVIRRDSLAVEHFGMEGLVIGYKGAPRAPATASRSQQEAQALCQEIKSTINGQNFADMVKEHSDGGDQPIFMGVLTKNDPAPPEILQAVTGLEVGQVAGPLEMPFGYAFVRRTRLEQRAGAHILIAYQGAMRSQATRSKEEALQKANDILAQVQQNPSLFAELAKQNSDGPSGPNGGDLGVWFKGKMVSEFDEALGQLQPGEIYPQAVETAFGYHILLRKAVPE; this is encoded by the coding sequence GTGAACAATAAATTGCCTTCCGCTTTTCTCATGTTGCTGCTGTGCTTTGCTGCCGGATGCCAAAACGTCAGCTCGCAGGAGGCCATGCAGCAGGAACGAAACGACCAGTTTTTCAAAGCCGACCCCAACGCCGACTTCGCCGGCTCTCACATCCTGGTGGCTTACAAAGGCGCCCAGCGGGCTGGAGAGCAGATCACGCGCAGCAAGGAGGAAGCCGAGGCCAAGGCGCGCCAACTGATCGACCTGCTCAAATCCGACCCCTCGAAGTTCGAAGAAACGGCCCGCAACGAGTCGGACGGCCCCTCGGCCGCCCAAGCGGGCAGCCTGGGCGCCTGGACCAAAGGGCGCATGGTGCCCGAATTCGACGCCGCCATCGAGTTGCTGGAAGTAGGCGAGATCACTTCCGAGCCGGTGGAAACCGGCTTCGGCTACCACGTCATCCGCCGCGACTCCCTGGCGGTTGAGCACTTCGGGATGGAAGGGCTGGTGATCGGCTACAAAGGTGCTCCGCGCGCCCCCGCAACGGCCAGCCGCAGCCAGCAGGAAGCGCAGGCCTTGTGCCAGGAGATCAAGAGCACGATCAATGGCCAGAACTTTGCCGATATGGTCAAAGAACACAGCGACGGCGGCGACCAACCCATCTTTATGGGGGTCCTCACCAAGAACGATCCGGCTCCTCCCGAGATCTTGCAGGCCGTGACCGGCCTGGAGGTGGGCCAAGTCGCGGGTCCGCTGGAGATGCCTTTCGGATATGCCTTCGTGCGCCGCACCCGCCTGGAACAGCGGGCCGGAGCCCACATCCTCATCGCCTACCAGGGAGCGATGCGCTCGCAGGCCACACGCAGCAAGGAAGAAGCGCTGCAGAAAGCCAACGACATCCTGGCCCAGGTGCAGCAAAACCCCTCCCTCTTCGCCGAACTGGCCAAGCAGAATTCCGACGGCCCTTCAGGACCCAATGGCGGCGATCTCGGGGTCTGGTTCAAAGGCAAGATGGTGAGCGAGTTCGATGAGGCCCTGGGCCAACTGCAACCGGGCGAGATCTACCCGCAAGCCGTTGAGACGGCCTTCGGTTACCACATCCTCTTGCGCAAAGCGGTGCCCGAATAG
- a CDS encoding PAS domain S-box protein, with the protein MSIFKVKSQSKGEVDRLQQRVRELEEERRRWKEQERIHDSVLEHSLDGVAIISSDHCYSYMNGPYARIFGFSSPQDLNGRDWRRFYSASERDRFQSEILPALRQKGEWRGEVRGRRRNGEPFDQFLALTALEGTGYVCVCRDISAQKRVQKEVAQRSAYLEALIENSPLGIVVLDDRGRIELCNPAFERIFLYKRKNILGLKLDELIAPRKEKKEAHNYTARAIAGESLIRFSAKRCRKDGTWIDVEVHGVRLEVDGIPMGVYALYQDVSERKRAEAELQQAKELAEAANQAKSEFLANISHEIRTPLNAIIGMTELAMGSEDEGERRDCLEAVSLSADTLLELINDILDFSKIEARKLRLETISFDLRAWLRELVKVWAPQCREKGVDFSQDFDADLPDEVVGDPTRMRQVLSNLLSNAVKFTEEGGVTLAVRLEGRDTDQRLVFEVGDTGIGVSEEAKERIFEAFTQGDGSTTRRFGGTGLGLAICVQLVHLMDGRLDLQSRLGEGSVFSFELPLKQGAQEDLQRGLGKSKISPQGEVEIDDGQSLRILLAEDNRVNQKLAVRLLEKRGHQVSVADNGVEALRLFDHDKFDLILMDLQMPEMGGYETTERIRSMENGNGRHIPIVALTAHAMREDRERCFQAGMDAYICKPFKSGDLAEVLRGLTRSRQPV; encoded by the coding sequence ATGAGCATCTTCAAGGTCAAAAGTCAAAGCAAGGGCGAGGTGGACCGCCTGCAGCAGCGCGTCCGCGAACTGGAGGAAGAGCGGCGGCGCTGGAAGGAACAGGAGCGGATCCACGACTCCGTGCTCGAGCATTCCCTGGACGGCGTAGCCATCATCTCTTCAGATCACTGCTACAGCTACATGAACGGTCCTTACGCCCGCATCTTCGGCTTTTCCTCGCCCCAGGACCTGAACGGGCGTGATTGGCGCCGTTTCTACAGCGCTTCAGAGAGGGATCGCTTCCAGAGCGAGATCCTGCCGGCCCTGAGGCAGAAGGGAGAGTGGAGGGGCGAGGTGCGCGGGCGCCGGCGCAACGGCGAACCCTTTGACCAGTTCTTGGCCTTGACGGCGCTGGAAGGCACCGGATATGTGTGCGTCTGCCGCGACATCTCGGCTCAAAAGCGGGTGCAGAAGGAAGTGGCCCAGCGCAGCGCTTACCTGGAAGCCCTGATCGAGAACTCGCCTCTGGGCATCGTAGTGCTCGACGACCGGGGACGCATCGAACTGTGCAACCCCGCTTTCGAACGGATCTTCCTCTACAAGCGCAAGAATATTCTGGGCCTCAAGCTGGACGAACTCATCGCTCCCCGCAAGGAAAAGAAGGAGGCTCACAACTACACCGCTCGGGCCATCGCGGGGGAATCGCTGATCCGCTTCAGCGCCAAGCGATGCCGCAAAGACGGCACCTGGATCGACGTCGAAGTGCATGGCGTACGGCTCGAGGTGGACGGCATCCCCATGGGGGTGTACGCGCTTTATCAGGATGTGTCGGAGCGCAAGAGAGCGGAGGCGGAACTGCAGCAGGCCAAGGAATTGGCCGAAGCGGCCAACCAGGCCAAGAGCGAGTTTCTGGCCAACATCTCGCATGAGATCCGTACCCCTCTCAACGCCATCATCGGCATGACCGAGCTGGCCATGGGCAGCGAAGACGAGGGGGAACGGCGCGATTGCCTGGAGGCCGTTTCGCTTTCGGCCGACACCCTTCTGGAACTGATCAACGACATTCTCGACTTTTCCAAGATCGAAGCCCGCAAGCTGCGGCTCGAGACCATCAGCTTCGATCTCAGGGCCTGGCTGCGCGAACTGGTCAAGGTGTGGGCGCCGCAGTGCCGGGAAAAAGGCGTCGACTTCAGTCAAGACTTCGATGCCGATCTTCCCGACGAGGTGGTCGGCGACCCCACTCGGATGCGCCAGGTGCTCTCCAACCTGTTGTCCAACGCGGTCAAGTTCACCGAGGAAGGCGGAGTCACTTTGGCAGTCCGGCTGGAGGGCCGGGACACCGATCAACGGCTGGTCTTCGAAGTCGGCGATACCGGCATCGGGGTCAGCGAAGAGGCCAAGGAACGTATCTTCGAGGCCTTCACCCAGGGCGACGGCTCCACCACCCGGCGCTTCGGCGGTACCGGCTTGGGACTGGCCATATGCGTTCAATTGGTGCACTTGATGGACGGTCGGCTCGACTTGCAGAGCCGCCTGGGAGAAGGCAGCGTCTTCAGCTTCGAGCTTCCGCTCAAGCAGGGCGCGCAGGAAGACCTGCAAAGAGGACTGGGGAAAAGCAAGATCAGTCCCCAGGGCGAGGTTGAAATCGACGACGGCCAAAGCCTGCGCATTCTGCTGGCCGAAGACAACCGGGTCAACCAGAAGTTAGCGGTGCGCTTGCTGGAGAAGCGCGGCCATCAGGTTTCGGTGGCCGACAACGGCGTCGAGGCCCTGCGCCTCTTCGACCACGACAAGTTCGACCTCATCCTGATGGATCTGCAGATGCCCGAGATGGGCGGATACGAAACCACCGAGCGCATACGCAGTATGGAGAACGGCAATGGCCGCCACATCCCCATCGTGGCCCTGACGGCTCATGCCATGCGCGAAGACCGCGAGCGCTGTTTCCAGGCTGGGATGGACGCTTATATCTGCAAGCCCTTCAAATCGGGCGATCTGGCCGAGGTCCTGCGCGGTTTGACCCGTTCCCGCCAGCCGGTCTGA
- a CDS encoding response regulator transcription factor, translating to MQQPHEVLILSRYQISGEAVRLYLSQVKILGRPKFLANFRRFDSPTDIASLDNGQPTLVILICRDETQVAVKSLRALFPFARILIVARDASQETQAEWINQGAGGVFDERDAHDLEQLERAVDFVIDGEVWASRRVLSLCVRRPEDKRQEDNPLTRREQELIGLLRLGLTNSSIAERLHISQKTVKGHLTNIYRKLEVDNRLQAVLKSRQLTAVE from the coding sequence ATGCAGCAGCCTCATGAGGTGCTGATTCTATCCCGTTATCAGATCTCTGGAGAAGCTGTCCGCCTTTATCTTTCTCAAGTCAAAATCCTGGGCCGTCCCAAGTTTCTGGCCAATTTTCGCCGCTTCGATTCGCCCACCGACATCGCCTCTCTGGACAACGGCCAACCGACCCTGGTGATCCTCATCTGCCGCGACGAAACTCAAGTCGCGGTCAAGAGTTTGAGGGCTCTGTTTCCTTTCGCCCGCATTTTGATCGTGGCCCGGGACGCCTCACAAGAGACTCAAGCGGAGTGGATCAACCAGGGCGCGGGCGGCGTCTTCGACGAGAGGGACGCACACGACCTCGAACAATTAGAGCGGGCCGTCGACTTCGTCATCGACGGCGAAGTGTGGGCTTCGCGGCGCGTCCTGTCGCTGTGCGTGCGCCGACCCGAGGACAAGCGGCAGGAGGACAATCCCCTCACCCGGCGGGAGCAGGAACTCATCGGTCTGCTGCGTCTGGGTCTGACCAATTCATCCATTGCCGAGAGGCTGCACATCTCCCAGAAAACGGTCAAGGGCCACTTGACCAACATCTACCGCAAGCTGGAAGTCGACAACCGCCTGCAGGCCGTCCTCAAGTCGCGCCAATTGACTGCCGTCGAATGA
- a CDS encoding SCO family protein, protein MSTINPNRTQVFFKVTALLVLALLATAPWVRAQEAAREYFTDTVLVDQEGREQRFFSDLLAGKVVVIDTIFTRCTGVCPVLSRNMEKIQEHLGDRVGRDVHLISISVDPLYDTPQRLKEFARRYHAQHGWYFLTGQPQDVNFILERLGQKVPSKENHKSLMLVGNVPAEYWKKALGLASPQELIEIVDSVLQDQGKSASP, encoded by the coding sequence ATGTCGACAATCAACCCCAACAGGACTCAGGTGTTTTTCAAAGTAACGGCGCTCCTAGTGCTGGCTCTGCTGGCGACGGCGCCTTGGGTGAGGGCACAGGAGGCGGCGCGGGAATACTTCACCGACACCGTGCTGGTTGATCAGGAAGGCCGGGAGCAGCGCTTCTTCAGCGATCTGCTGGCGGGCAAGGTGGTGGTCATCGACACCATCTTCACCCGCTGCACCGGGGTCTGCCCCGTGCTCAGCCGCAACATGGAGAAGATTCAGGAGCACCTGGGAGACAGGGTGGGCCGCGACGTCCACCTGATTTCCATTTCCGTCGATCCCCTCTACGACACTCCCCAGCGCCTCAAGGAGTTCGCCCGGCGCTACCACGCGCAACACGGATGGTATTTCCTGACCGGCCAGCCCCAAGACGTCAACTTCATTCTCGAGCGTCTGGGACAAAAGGTTCCCTCCAAGGAAAACCACAAGTCGCTGATGCTGGTCGGCAATGTTCCGGCCGAATACTGGAAGAAGGCGCTGGGACTGGCGTCGCCTCAGGAATTGATCGAGATCGTCGACAGCGTTCTGCAAGACCAGGGGAAGAGCGCATCCCCCTAA
- a CDS encoding SCO family protein: protein MKLPTLPLFLLTLSLAAPPLRGQSHSHHAGDSGTDPQCHDASAHQAMGETEQDSQPVFRDVELLDQRGRRIHFFTDLVKGRTVVVQSMFTTCTTICPPMGANFAKLQKKLGRGSDVHLISVSIDPGVDTPQRLKAWQARFGGNDANWTLVTGSKRKVDSLLKSLGLFSPDKVDHSPTVLLGSEPANHWTRTNGLANPDKLLQILDEIREPSHTR, encoded by the coding sequence ATGAAACTCCCTACCCTTCCTCTCTTCCTGCTCACTCTGTCGCTAGCCGCTCCGCCCCTGCGGGGCCAGAGTCATTCTCACCACGCCGGGGACAGCGGGACCGATCCTCAATGCCATGATGCCTCAGCACACCAGGCCATGGGGGAAACGGAGCAGGACAGTCAGCCCGTTTTCCGCGACGTGGAACTTCTCGATCAGCGCGGCCGCCGGATTCATTTCTTCACCGACTTGGTCAAGGGACGCACGGTCGTGGTGCAGTCCATGTTCACCACCTGCACCACCATATGCCCTCCCATGGGAGCCAATTTCGCCAAACTGCAAAAGAAGTTGGGCCGCGGCAGCGACGTGCATCTCATCTCGGTCAGCATCGATCCGGGCGTGGATACTCCCCAGCGGCTCAAGGCCTGGCAAGCCCGCTTTGGAGGAAACGACGCCAATTGGACCCTGGTGACGGGCTCCAAGCGCAAGGTCGACTCGCTGCTCAAGAGCCTGGGTCTCTTCTCGCCCGACAAGGTGGACCACTCGCCCACTGTCCTGCTTGGCAGCGAGCCCGCCAATCATTGGACCCGCACCAACGGCTTGGCCAATCCTGATAAACTGCTGCAAATCCTGGATGAGATAAGAGAACCATCGCACACCCGCTGA
- a CDS encoding copper oxidase, with protein MQDIRNRISRSRLVWPAWCVLLLSCLMAGGLLAQTSPEEGPVAESPACVRSIGADVIALDQPFFWNRLGAMQPQGMMYALALDVFPFGADQSVATNSCAHVSCQEGQVELRKTKRPRPLVLRMNAGDCLTIRFRNLLDPLRRDDEQVATRDASIHVVGLQPVVSIKDDGSNVGANGAAGNGVVPPGGSASYTLFAEKEGQHVFYSSGATTTGEGDGGQMNSGLFGAVNVEPRGTNWIRSQVTAQDMRIATQARTPQGQPILDFGKVYPNTHPQAGRPVFQMLRNNKIVHSDLTAIIEGPFEAEPNPVYPNRGRSFREFTIIYHDEIGAVQAFDIFEDAIFEHTLHSVRDAFAINYGTGGIGAEILANRFDVGPMRDCTGCKYEEFFLSSWTVGDPAMVVDTPANACVGDPDCRATEAMYPSDPSNVYHAYLRDHVKFRILHGGSKEHHIHHQHTHQWLYAPDSDNSAYLDSQAIGPGNSFTLEMTYNGSGNRNAAVGDSIFHCHFYPHFAQGMWALWRVHDVFEDGRRRLPDGEIERGTPIPGVVPIPGQPMAPAPGARVEIAPDPRLPNRGGQVKINGKFVRDITPADIANMGNPGYPFWVPGAAGSRAPHPPLDTIDDGGLPRHILLEGEALHIETRLDFTKELEEVQALEIPESGHPVEEVAMRFHEIRRHPTFFTDGSPAEFIANGLPRQPGAPYAEPCMLECRPDGPLAAFCEEAGLEKGDAVPQIEHFDTIQQQKVPGPREYKAADIQLDVIYNKAGWHFPQLRMISLWGDVVDTFAGDRPPEPLFFRANSGDCISYYLTNLVPNIYELDDFQVRTPTDILGQHIHLVKFDVLASDGAANGWNYEDGSFSPDEVRERIRAIRAHNGCTGDEFGGDPRDGTFHCPVAEPHPFFDEKLQDRRFWGAQTTIQRWYADDVLNLQGDDRTLRTVFTHDHFGPSTHQQAGLYAGLVVEPETSQWRDPVTGVILGSRFDGGPTSWRADILDGPEGRDSYREFLLEFADFGLAYYDNSHANLDQGQGPTFQNEWAGLPDGQQPGNCNGIGVPGLGFDCFEEAVNPPGKKEVGLPFLLAKVENCPVTEEGLAELEEQGLAPPEPPCPEGVSADEPGTMVVNYRNEPLALRTRDPANNQQAAGDAGDLALAFSSRVTRADARLNVQPNFYPPLTGGVRPRDPFTPLMQVLEADRVQIRTLVGAHEEGHNFSVNGIKWLFEPSWTDSGYRNSQMMGISEHFEMIVPQLVKNPLQAHADHLWAAGSSTDDLWNGLWGLIRVSRGQNSDILPLPNNPAGRKEVAEGEQGRFNGVCPKTAPERKFHVVAALARDILGGPLVYNKRPGNQNWGPLRDPTAIMYVRASDLDASGKLRSHLEPEPLILRARAGECILVELENRLPDNPPDRDGFFTLPMLIEKFNANQLRPSNKVGLHPQLVFYDVSRDDGNNVGINQIQTANPGQTVKYRWYAGDIFIRDNGTVDNPPIEFGAVNLIAADRIKQSHKGAIGALLIEPEDANWREDADLANCGQPNRPRCSRAAATVRRPDGGLFREFTVLYQSDVNLRCNGCGNAADGDANAVPNLAGSEDPEDSAQKAFNYRTEPMWFRFGFRPDAPLTETRELVITDILTNGQVGADPETPLFYARAGDDVRFRVLKPGGNQRNHVFQVHGHIWQQEPYINDSTELGFNAFSLWEGAKMGHGPTNHFDALLINGAGGKFGVQGDFLYRDQPSFLFDGGLWGLMRVVGPRTAATSEEDF; from the coding sequence ATGCAAGATATTCGAAACCGTATTTCACGCTCTCGGCTCGTATGGCCGGCTTGGTGCGTTTTGCTGCTGAGCTGCCTGATGGCCGGCGGCCTGCTGGCCCAGACGAGCCCGGAAGAGGGACCGGTCGCTGAGTCGCCGGCTTGCGTGCGCAGCATCGGAGCCGATGTGATCGCGCTCGACCAGCCCTTCTTCTGGAACCGGCTGGGAGCCATGCAGCCCCAGGGCATGATGTACGCCCTGGCTCTGGACGTGTTCCCGTTTGGGGCCGACCAGTCCGTGGCGACCAACAGTTGCGCCCACGTATCCTGTCAGGAGGGCCAGGTTGAGTTGCGCAAGACCAAGCGCCCGCGTCCTCTGGTTCTGAGGATGAACGCGGGCGACTGCCTGACCATCCGCTTCCGCAACCTGCTGGATCCCCTGCGGCGCGATGACGAGCAAGTGGCCACCCGCGACGCCTCCATTCACGTCGTCGGTCTGCAGCCGGTCGTCAGCATCAAAGACGACGGCTCCAATGTTGGGGCCAACGGCGCGGCCGGAAACGGCGTCGTGCCTCCTGGAGGCAGCGCCTCCTACACGCTCTTCGCCGAGAAAGAAGGCCAGCATGTCTTCTACAGCAGCGGAGCCACCACGACCGGGGAAGGCGACGGCGGGCAGATGAACTCCGGACTCTTCGGGGCCGTCAATGTGGAGCCCCGGGGAACCAACTGGATCCGCAGCCAGGTCACCGCTCAAGACATGCGGATTGCGACGCAGGCACGCACGCCTCAGGGACAGCCCATCCTCGACTTTGGCAAGGTCTATCCCAATACTCATCCCCAGGCGGGACGACCCGTCTTTCAGATGCTGCGCAACAACAAGATCGTGCATTCCGATCTGACCGCCATCATCGAGGGACCCTTCGAGGCCGAGCCCAATCCGGTCTATCCCAACCGAGGACGCAGCTTCCGCGAGTTCACCATCATCTACCACGATGAGATCGGAGCCGTGCAGGCCTTCGACATCTTCGAGGACGCCATCTTCGAACACACGCTGCACAGCGTCCGCGATGCTTTCGCCATCAACTACGGCACCGGCGGCATCGGGGCCGAGATTCTGGCCAACCGCTTCGACGTGGGTCCCATGCGCGACTGCACGGGATGCAAGTACGAGGAGTTCTTCCTCAGTTCCTGGACGGTGGGCGATCCGGCCATGGTGGTCGACACTCCGGCCAATGCCTGCGTAGGCGACCCGGACTGCCGGGCCACTGAGGCCATGTATCCTTCCGACCCCTCCAACGTCTATCACGCTTATCTGCGTGATCACGTCAAGTTCCGCATCTTGCACGGAGGCTCCAAGGAACACCACATCCACCACCAACACACCCACCAGTGGCTCTATGCTCCCGACTCCGACAACTCGGCTTATCTCGACAGCCAGGCCATCGGCCCCGGCAACTCCTTCACCCTCGAGATGACCTACAACGGATCGGGCAACCGCAACGCGGCTGTTGGAGACTCGATCTTCCACTGCCACTTCTATCCCCACTTCGCTCAAGGCATGTGGGCTCTGTGGCGCGTCCACGACGTCTTCGAGGACGGTCGTCGACGCCTGCCCGACGGCGAGATCGAGCGGGGCACTCCCATTCCGGGAGTCGTGCCCATTCCGGGCCAGCCCATGGCGCCCGCCCCCGGAGCCAGGGTGGAAATCGCCCCCGATCCCCGTCTGCCCAACCGCGGAGGACAGGTCAAGATCAACGGCAAGTTCGTGCGCGACATCACGCCGGCCGACATCGCCAACATGGGCAATCCCGGATATCCCTTCTGGGTGCCCGGAGCCGCCGGTTCGCGCGCTCCCCATCCGCCTCTCGACACCATCGACGACGGCGGACTGCCCCGCCATATCCTTCTGGAAGGCGAAGCGCTGCACATCGAAACCCGCCTCGACTTCACCAAGGAACTGGAAGAGGTGCAAGCCCTGGAGATCCCCGAGAGCGGGCATCCGGTGGAAGAAGTCGCCATGCGCTTTCACGAGATACGGCGACATCCCACCTTTTTCACCGACGGCTCGCCGGCGGAGTTCATCGCCAACGGGCTGCCCCGCCAGCCGGGAGCGCCCTACGCCGAACCCTGCATGCTGGAATGCCGACCTGACGGCCCGCTGGCTGCATTTTGCGAAGAGGCCGGTTTGGAGAAGGGCGATGCCGTTCCCCAGATCGAACATTTCGACACCATCCAGCAGCAGAAGGTCCCCGGACCCCGCGAATACAAGGCGGCCGACATTCAGTTGGACGTCATCTACAACAAGGCCGGATGGCACTTTCCCCAACTGCGCATGATCTCGCTGTGGGGAGACGTTGTGGACACCTTCGCAGGCGACCGGCCGCCCGAGCCGCTCTTCTTCCGCGCCAACAGCGGAGACTGCATCAGCTACTACCTGACCAACCTGGTTCCCAACATCTATGAGTTGGACGATTTCCAGGTGCGCACCCCGACCGATATCCTGGGGCAGCACATCCACCTTGTGAAATTCGACGTGCTGGCCTCTGACGGGGCCGCCAACGGATGGAACTACGAGGACGGCAGCTTCAGTCCCGACGAGGTGCGCGAGCGCATCCGCGCCATCCGCGCCCACAACGGCTGCACCGGAGACGAGTTCGGCGGAGACCCGCGCGACGGCACTTTTCATTGCCCGGTGGCCGAGCCTCATCCCTTTTTCGATGAGAAACTCCAAGACCGTCGCTTCTGGGGAGCCCAAACCACCATTCAGCGCTGGTATGCCGACGACGTCCTCAATCTGCAGGGCGACGACCGCACGCTGCGCACCGTCTTCACGCACGACCACTTCGGTCCCTCGACCCACCAGCAGGCCGGACTTTACGCCGGACTGGTGGTTGAGCCCGAGACCTCGCAATGGCGCGACCCGGTGACCGGCGTCATCCTGGGCAGCCGTTTCGATGGAGGCCCCACTTCCTGGCGTGCCGACATCCTGGACGGCCCCGAGGGCCGCGACAGCTACCGCGAATTCCTTCTCGAATTCGCTGATTTCGGACTGGCTTACTACGACAACAGCCACGCCAACCTCGATCAAGGCCAAGGCCCCACCTTCCAGAACGAGTGGGCCGGACTGCCCGACGGGCAACAGCCCGGCAATTGCAACGGCATCGGCGTTCCCGGACTGGGATTCGACTGCTTCGAAGAAGCCGTCAACCCGCCTGGCAAGAAGGAAGTCGGACTACCCTTCCTGCTGGCCAAAGTGGAAAACTGCCCTGTCACCGAAGAAGGCTTGGCAGAGCTCGAGGAACAGGGCTTGGCTCCGCCTGAGCCGCCCTGCCCTGAAGGGGTTTCGGCCGATGAGCCGGGCACCATGGTGGTCAACTACCGCAACGAGCCTCTGGCTCTGAGGACGCGCGATCCGGCCAACAACCAGCAGGCTGCTGGAGACGCCGGCGATCTGGCCCTGGCCTTTTCCTCACGCGTCACCCGGGCCGACGCCCGCCTCAACGTCCAGCCCAACTTCTATCCTCCCTTGACGGGCGGAGTGCGGCCGCGTGACCCGTTCACGCCTCTGATGCAGGTGCTGGAGGCCGACCGGGTCCAGATCAGGACCCTGGTAGGCGCCCATGAGGAAGGGCACAACTTCAGCGTCAACGGCATCAAGTGGCTCTTCGAACCGTCCTGGACCGACTCGGGCTATCGGAATTCCCAGATGATGGGTATCTCCGAGCACTTCGAGATGATCGTTCCCCAACTGGTCAAGAACCCCTTGCAGGCTCACGCCGACCACCTGTGGGCCGCCGGTTCGTCCACCGACGACCTGTGGAACGGGCTGTGGGGGCTGATCCGCGTCTCGCGCGGACAGAATTCCGACATTCTGCCCTTGCCCAACAACCCGGCGGGACGCAAGGAAGTCGCCGAGGGCGAACAAGGACGCTTCAACGGCGTCTGCCCCAAGACGGCTCCCGAACGCAAATTCCACGTGGTGGCGGCGCTGGCCCGGGACATCCTGGGCGGACCGCTGGTCTACAACAAGCGTCCCGGCAACCAGAACTGGGGTCCACTGCGAGATCCGACAGCCATCATGTACGTGAGGGCTTCCGATCTGGACGCCAGCGGCAAGCTGCGCTCGCATCTCGAGCCTGAGCCGCTCATCCTGCGCGCCAGGGCCGGAGAATGCATCCTGGTGGAGTTGGAAAACCGTCTGCCCGACAATCCGCCTGACCGCGACGGATTCTTCACCCTGCCCATGCTCATCGAAAAATTCAATGCCAACCAGCTCAGGCCCTCCAACAAGGTCGGCCTGCATCCTCAGTTGGTCTTCTACGATGTCAGCCGCGACGACGGCAACAACGTGGGCATCAACCAGATCCAGACCGCCAATCCGGGTCAAACGGTCAAGTATCGCTGGTATGCCGGCGACATCTTCATCCGGGACAACGGCACGGTTGACAACCCGCCCATCGAGTTCGGCGCCGTCAACCTCATCGCGGCCGACCGCATCAAGCAGTCTCACAAGGGCGCCATCGGCGCACTGCTGATCGAGCCCGAAGACGCCAATTGGCGCGAGGACGCTGATCTGGCCAACTGCGGCCAGCCCAACCGTCCCCGCTGCTCGCGTGCCGCGGCTACGGTGAGAAGGCCGGATGGAGGACTCTTCCGCGAGTTCACCGTGCTCTACCAGAGCGACGTCAACCTGCGCTGCAACGGCTGCGGCAACGCCGCCGACGGCGACGCCAACGCCGTGCCCAACCTGGCCGGGTCGGAGGATCCCGAAGACTCCGCCCAGAAGGCCTTCAACTACCGCACCGAACCCATGTGGTTCCGCTTCGGGTTCAGGCCCGATGCTCCCCTGACCGAAACGCGCGAGCTGGTCATCACCGACATCCTCACCAACGGACAGGTGGGCGCCGATCCCGAAACGCCTCTCTTCTACGCCAGGGCCGGAGACGATGTCCGTTTCCGCGTCCTCAAGCCGGGAGGCAACCAGCGCAACCACGTCTTCCAGGTGCACGGCCATATCTGGCAGCAGGAGCCCTATATCAACGATTCCACCGAATTGGGCTTCAATGCCTTCTCTCTCTGGGAAGGCGCCAAGATGGGTCACGGACCGACCAACCACTTCGATGCTCTTCTCATCAACGGAGCAGGAGGCAAGTTCGGGGTTCAGGGGGATTTCCTCTACCGCGACCAGCCTTCCTTTCTCTTCGACGGAGGGCTCTGGGGCCTGATGCGTGTCGTCGGACCCAGGACCGCCGCTACCTCTGAGGAAGACTTCTAA
- a CDS encoding DUF2911 domain-containing protein — MISTVLVAALLSGTGPAASSPAHHSQDKAYGVYGQVVEERASTRIGYWFRNVNAGLGEVVVSYGRPLWKAEYEEKFDAMTEGKMWRMGDNYWSIFDTQLPVTLGGVKIDPGLYYLAIRRSQDGAQWELVFIDHEEARRKLLDSYDVRTRPAEIPILFTVPLEFEKTQTPVEKMTVLFELEKPSKDRGFMRLTWGSFALSAPILVEVTP; from the coding sequence ATGATATCGACTGTATTAGTGGCGGCCTTGCTGTCGGGGACCGGGCCGGCGGCGTCCTCTCCCGCTCACCATTCTCAAGACAAGGCTTACGGCGTTTACGGGCAAGTGGTGGAAGAGCGGGCCTCCACCCGCATCGGCTACTGGTTCCGCAACGTCAACGCCGGCCTGGGCGAGGTGGTGGTGAGCTACGGACGCCCGCTCTGGAAGGCCGAGTACGAGGAAAAGTTCGATGCCATGACAGAGGGCAAGATGTGGCGCATGGGCGACAACTACTGGTCGATCTTCGACACCCAGTTGCCGGTGACTCTGGGCGGCGTCAAGATCGATCCCGGACTCTACTACCTGGCCATCCGGCGCTCCCAGGACGGCGCCCAGTGGGAGCTGGTATTCATCGACCATGAGGAGGCGCGGCGCAAGTTGCTCGACTCCTACGACGTGAGGACCCGTCCAGCAGAAATCCCCATACTCTTCACCGTCCCCCTGGAGTTCGAGAAGACCCAAACCCCGGTGGAAAAAATGACGGTCCTCTTCGAGCTGGAGAAGCCCTCCAAGGACCGCGGCTTCATGCGCCTCACCTGGGGAAGTTTCGCCCTCTCGGCGCCTATTCTCGTGGAGGTCACTCCTTAG